AAAGACCTTGCTGACGGTTGGAAATAAGGTCCGAAGGGAAGATGGATTATAACCCGAGGTCGAGGGGGCTGCTGGACAAGCATGGTAGGGAGACGGAGCCGGAGTCCAGTGAACATTGACGGGAGCGTGCTGAGGCGGGGGGTATCCAACACAGGCGCTGCTGGAGGCACCTCCGGCTCCTTGTGCCTGATACTGATAGTAGGAGCCGTGGTCATAAGTTTGAGCTGGGAGTGGGACTGGGCCAGCTGCTGCTACGTGATTTGTGCGACCGTTTCTGATGAAATTGAGGTCGTTGATGCACTGGTTGATCTTTGCATTAACGCCGTCTAATTCAGCGGCCTTCCGGCTTCTAGTTTGGCAGGAGTGGATGAGCGTGCGCGCTTCGTCCAGGGCCTCCTTGAGCGTGTGCAGCACTCTCGCCGTGTCCTGGTCGTTGGCCGCCGCGTATGTGTAGTTGGGCAGTACGTTGGCCAGAGTGCCCGCGCGT
The window above is part of the Triticum aestivum cultivar Chinese Spring chromosome 2A, IWGSC CS RefSeq v2.1, whole genome shotgun sequence genome. Proteins encoded here:
- the LOC123186722 gene encoding uncharacterized protein → MVDPVSLVGMILTMVPLIARAADTAQQNKKKCRELAQRAGTLANVLPNYTYAAANDQDTARVLHTLKEALDEARTLIHSCQTRSRKAAELDGVNAKINQCINDLNFIRNGRTNHVAAAGPVPLPAQTYDHGSYYQYQAQGAGGASSSACVGYPPPQHAPVNVHWTPAPSPYHACPAAPSTSGYNPSSLRTLFPTVSKVFDSMCNGFR